In a genomic window of Polyangiaceae bacterium:
- a CDS encoding AHH domain-containing protein, whose protein sequence is MIDMQSRSFRHVKRAICSISGILRRFDISNRFDARFKIGLDEAVNGVFLPATKNSPNPLGSQVHRPLSNMEAYYKKVNDALEGLKTKQEVIAKLRDIADPLTKGTFL, encoded by the coding sequence ATGATTGACATGCAATCACGCAGCTTCCGCCACGTCAAGCGAGCTATATGCAGTATTTCCGGCATCCTACGCCGATTTGATATCAGCAATCGCTTTGACGCACGCTTCAAGATCGGCCTTGACGAGGCGGTCAACGGTGTGTTTCTTCCGGCCACGAAAAACTCGCCCAACCCCCTGGGATCGCAGGTGCACCGACCGCTTTCCAACATGGAAGCGTACTACAAGAAGGTGAACGATGCGCTGGAGGGCTTGAAGACGAAGCAAGAAGTTATCGCCAAGCTACGAGATATCGCGGACCCACTCACCAAAGGGACGTTCTTGTGA